The sequence tcctaataataactacttcaaaataacatatgttcttgcacgaattcaaaagtacgtatgatacaattacaattgattctaaaataataattatttaaagatattaagatactaattaaacgtttcactatatttcaaaatctggaacaacaaatttttatttataaaaaatgaaactgtgtttatatattctttgtcatgatgctatttcttattaccatgtcgacattttttaaaattcattttgttatctctacgcaatatgaaaattcatatactgcttaatattttttacatattatccatccaccgcatgatatctcctgaaaaatcaaaatattaatgttatattattacaatgcttcttaaatttcaatttttgacaaatttgaaatccaatatattttgcacaattattatttatcaaaaaattccaagttagtaactttcttttcaaatggcaaataacatatactttgacttacctgtaagtttttgttcctaatcatcatttcctcttatagaacatcattattgttcttataattactaccagtgtcatagatattgtagtggctacaactgaattaatagaaaatgataaataactgtgtataacactaacacataattgtgtataacaatgacagataacttttacttacatatcagtcgataagggattactgtgatatcctgttgatgtttcttaaggcacttgattaggtgcgatacggtatcattccttatggtatactgtagataagtattttagaaaataacaagaataaatctaaattattcagaggttccagtttcggcttagacataaatacaggaccatttgcaaagaagaaagggtgcgtttctacagcctcgttatagtaaccatgaataccaatctctgaattactggttactaaacataaatatcctataaaatttaatatatttctttaatttttaatacatacatgagttagtagttctaaattatgaatcatcctacctgtgatattacacttttccttataatatcatcactcgagtgaacaacattaagatcatgtaaaccatgtcatcctatcttactgtgaagatacttagttatgttatctaacattataaaaatatcatcaaattcaagtccttttattcacatcacatggccacgacgatctggttcttcgttatataatgttctaaaatttgtcgtatatataggatgtacaaaccgtgatatcaaggtatcagttcttccttcccaagggacagtttcattaaaattctgatagaattaaaaattaattattaatattctaacaatcatatatgttaaatacattatagtcaacgatatatacctgagcgaatgtaggggtgattccttgataattataaatgtcatcagcccacatcattgtgccacttctttgtactccagcctctagattaacagcctaaacaaacatacgaaattttatagaagctgtacaaaatatagtatatatgcgcaatattgaagcgttcaaggggatataaaggtaatgtacatcacatacacgtgtactctcatgcaacaaaatacaattagatttaatagtataagctcttttattcatcataatagattggaaatttaagtgtcttacgagggtgagtaaaaagttacccgctctgtcggtgtagaatttattttaagcaattgtcaaaaaagacatacatcattttttgacataatcactcgatttctgtatacactttgtccatttgccgaaggacctttgtattttctcattaaaaaatgttttgggctgagctgcgaaccacgaatgcatcgtcgtcttcaccttttcatcagctttttcggcatccatctcgcacaaactttttaaaatccaaatctgtcgtgcactattgcataagcagagccgtggctgatttgcaaatgatttgccacattatccagtgtcactcgtctattccatagagcataagttcatgagcacgttcaatgttgtcatcgtggatgtggacgggcgtccagctgttttttcataacactcgtgcgatcttctttgaacttttgtgcccattcaaacacacttcgtgacaaaacactttctccataatgtgcattaaatctttgataaatataggcatcaaacataacctccgaccacaagaaacgaatcacagcatcctgcactgttttcctgcaaatcaccattgcaaagcgccattactcgcgcaacggtcacaaacgaattgacgtaacacaaagaaacctgcgcagcagcactgaacagatattgacgtcatacgaagagtgcagatggatcaatacggtcgacagaagttttaactatctggagtgcggataaatttttactgagagtcgtataggaatctataatctgtaagtacacctttggctgaatggaaatttctcttacatatagtcaaaaatgcagaaactgtgtattgaattggaaagtgataaaaaataagtgaagtttcgaggttgcatgtgattgcatgagtacacaggacgtttttagcgaataaaaaataattttgaaagacacgagacttatcttgtattttatgcactctctgtgtccgaatttccagaagctctctatcttatgaagtgttttagattagccggaaaattttgtacgtacatacaagaagtatacgatctaagtggaatattccattattctcttgatacaaaagaaacgaaatttacagaacttctcagaaagttggtttattattaccaaattaatagaattaatatacgtttatcatctttacatacctaagttgtggaggtttatcgtgcgtaaaaaattagtgtcgtttcaaagttacatttcgtacattttaagcctataatttgtaacgtacaaaacaatgtaaatttgagctgtttcttatctccacaataagaaaatccaactttacgttttttacacaatgatatttatggaacagtaatatcatattattgcatcgcttggagaatgaagtcaaggtacgatgtgaccctagtgtaaacgctgggatacccagctgtgccgcacttataagcataagacacaatacctattaaatacgaggttaattaatgttgtatcagcagtgatccgccgcggtcagcctgaaaggatcgttaaatttttaatcaaagatactgaaatatatcgatcgaattgtattgaaattatacttatatacagtaataatcttctattgatttgtgtattgaaatactccaatttataacgtacatgttatatgtattttgagcaaaactaagattagaggaaattagattaaataccataacgaggtgtgagaagtgggcaaaactattaaattgtgtttatctattatttttaatgtttaagacgtcgatttgatgttaattcgaatcgacgtgtcttcagataccgtatagtttgtagtaactctgtaacttaattaccgtacaagaatcctctccaccctgagcatgttcggcgcatattataccatcagtgatatcaggtgcattaggaaatttggaataagctattttgcattcggcgttcttaatcactggcatttgtacttccattaatgcattaggtcgtggtcgtcctacgaagaaaataagaaagatatttaagactggaactgtttaattttattataaaattgatatcacttactatatcttaacgctccccatccagcaacaagggggttatagccgacgaagttgctctttcgtacaaatgggatatacgtaccctgaaaaataaaaaaataaatgaaaatgcaggaaacgaatgaccaaaagtatgagaaagaattatacacgctttatgacacaatatatgtgtacagtaagaaatttcaggatatgatacttcagtaatactcaatagcatatatatatatatatatatatatatatatatatatatatatatatatttgaggacttactcgaaaatggcacctcctcctccaatctaagaatggcaatattatgattgtgtatgttttctattccatccatatgtgcacaatgtgctgcggtcaaaacatgcctagccgatatcagggaacctccgcacttccatagtggtttgtctgggtttcggggattacgaaaacctaatgcagcgatccatggccaagcgcctaaaatgcaatagtcatagttgtgaatatacataatttttctcacataacgagtaacaacgattattagctattcgatattcgatcatacagcagacgataagtacatacgtacaaatactctgaaatagagatttgataaagacagaaattaaatttttattccagtggaatacaaattattaaataattctatataatttctatttgaactatactgaactataaagttcaaacgtgtaatttctgccctaacagtttttgatctctatccatattattactcctatatcaattttttatttcaagcaaaaagatactcttcctaacatgaagtaaaagaaagaaataattcaagttaataagtaaagttactaccgataaaatcatagcattattatttagtctaattgaaatgtacattgatgtgctgtttaatgcctttaaagttcattctttgcagtaaatggcttattattaatcggaaagaaagacataaaacgtaccaagttcagctggtttaccatcgaccaccctggtatgagagacgttgctaaaaccacagtatggtggtcgcaaagccttatacttatacacagtttttattaaaatttctctcttctctttgtttggatcgttcggacagcaaacgatcgtaacattgacctggtatctgcacactgatcgtctataaaaatcggtggctgtacggtactgtatctgccatatttcttgcagaggtttacattttctgtagtcaaggcacctgccttcttgattgtccggtgtggtacattctggatcaaacaattttaaaacatttatacagttcaaagatgcgtaagaaagcgacaccgattactcaactttcgaagtaaaaagccgatccagtccaccggattgccctacagacacgtattaatccgtaagagttagtcatcatgttgataataattatctaaagaaacttttcacgtgaaaatataaaattttaattgattagatattgtgttagccatacttaagaaagaaaatgaaaatgaatgaaatgaaagaaaaggactaccttcaacctcattttttaaataaacactttgtcagtttttcggtaaataaattcttaggaattcaggacagtttttagtgaatcattttgtttcgaccgttcgcggagagacgcgatcgcgagatagcacgtcaacgagagttgtaagttcccgttacgattaaataatcgacgccacgaactgatcgatccccttatttcgattatgataataagggtagttcaatgaaattccacagaattaacacaaataaattaatgtttatttcaacaacttattaactagaaagatataaatggaacaaaaaaaatgtaactgcgttttggttgataagtaatgcgcgacataccacatgtgttgacggttcgacttctcgaaaagttctgaacgcctttcgatttttttcgttttttctggaaggcgacccccactacgttcggatcacgccacattcttttactgcgaggtaaaatacgggccacgagtcgacgtttctggaagtcgccctgcttaatgaaccatgcgcttgccactacaatgtttgtttgccgggcagacgcgacgatccgtctgcgacattatagtgccgcgatcgatagttaagaatatgacctatggtaagccgcatggcgtaacattctccccccgttgagagggtaccgatcaaactagcgaggtgtggttgaagttcccatcttatttcggctcggtggctagttgttcgggtttctcgagatcgggttgaattggcagtgggacaagccttttgacgccccgatccaaaatgctctttgccgtctgaactgtagctgtccggatgacaccatcggcgcctggatgaaccttgataactcggcccagaggccaatgcatggagggaacgttgtcctctctgaggatgacgattgtgcccttttggatgctgtgtccacccttgctccatttattgcggttggttagctcgttcaaatactccttatgccagcggttccaaaaatgttgtttaagctgttggatatgctgccatttggagagtcggttcgatggaatgtctctgaaatctcgatcacgtaagcacattaatgaatcgccaatgaggaaatgtccgggagtgagggctaggagatcatttggatcggtggagataggagttagcgggcgggaattgaggactgcttctatttctatgataagagtattacggtgttaagctcatatgtttctgtttctccactcgcgctgcgccataatatcctttgatatttccgatcctctggtcgtacgaggaattgccgatacattttctcgatctcgccagtgagtacgtactgatgagcgcggaatctaattaatatacaaaataaattgtgaattgattcgagaatataggatttccccattttcatgattatcctgatttttgtataaatatatttttgaagatactaataattaggtacttataaattagtattatcaattattttgcatttataatcccgcctctagtataagtgttaattgaacactaactttatgtttcaaaaagtactagcaaagtcgttgagtaacaagccactgatgctaacacaaatagcattgtcgtaattaaatatttctaaatattcatttttcattttgaacctgtagaaacaatttattatatatactattagctaagtaattgcatatttaattaagtcgaaatataaaacttagttattttaataatttaaaaaataaaaaactgacaaacatttcaatttaatttatggttggaacaaaagacagttatttttcattaattgaaatattgcaatgcagagtactttccaaaatacgccgagagtattcctgatgatgaaacgagcgttgcttcatcgaacgcagctaaagaaaacaatatctatgtagttggtggtacgatgcctgaaatagagggcgataaattgtacgatacctgtactatttggggtcccgatggaactttgacagcaaaacaccgaaaggtaagtaatatattcctttatggctttgaatttgaaaatattggggtgaagaaagtgactctatctaggaataatttaggaatatacatatgtacatacgtatactataaccaattctataatttacggtttatagataacgttatgatacgggaaacgcccatttttgttgtaatgtgtaatataaatttttcacatacttaaaatattattatacttattttttctcctttttaaacattattaaatgataagattttttaataaaagaaagtgataaaaacgctgtcagttattaaataaaaaataattaaagtttaggagttggtaactttgatattaaattacaaaagttgcagcaatagaattagcgactacatttttatgttattaggtacatctattcgacatcgacattcctaataagattacttttcgagagagtgattcactcagtcctggtaactccctaacgacgttcgatgtgaagggctgcaaaataggtattggcatttgctatgatattagattcgagaaaatggcacgcatttatcggaacaaaggtacagtaacttaatcgatcaatacttaactagcaaaaaattaaatatctttcttaaatatattctatataaaattaatataatctgtaactctgtataaacagaagcttaatttaaaaaaaccagtatatttgctgaaaatgaaacaaataaaagaattaaaagcacaataagaggactgtcctcgcatattcagaaatgatggaatgtgaaccgtgcaactacgaagttaattggtattcggtagcttcatatttcctgcttctctgggttaggttgccaaatgctgatatatccagcggcattcaatatgaccactggaccactgcactggtcattacttcagcgtttcagagcgaatgataatcaattatacgttgcctgcatatcaccggctcgtgttccttaagcaagttacgtcgcatggggacatacacagttgaccaatccctggggaaagattctttacgatttggaaactcaagagaatatggcagtcaccgatatcaaaaaaaaaaaaaaaaaaaaaaaaaaaaaaaaaaaaaaaaaaaaactggcgaaccgtgtgttaccacaacgagacacgcgatgctatttgtcgctttaaattgtgccgcaactcgtttttgagatctttgccaggggcgcgttaaaacatgctgaaaatatatttctggcttttctggggtttaactgaaatatgacaaataacgttgtaaaacatatgtacttatgacttacagagtaattgagtgtacaaaatatatagtatacaaaatagccagcgatttagggctttaaaagatcaaaaggaaagaaaaggaaagaaaagaagaaagataatatattgtggcagtctaagtcgatctaagaaaatagataaagggagggaggggcaaagctagttaatctggaaagaatccaagcgtcaatttcaagcatttacagagaatcaagcgggctggttaaagtcgtgagttgagcaattatcccgcgttaggttcaatcaggttagtcccacgcgaaattgatccaaccatgcgaaaacgagtgtattctgatttctgtcgcagatacttctggctagtgcagtacctacacggtggttgttgaaatagccgcttctcatctattttccctagcgcggacatcatcctttgatcccttacgactaacgaagttttctaagatgtacggcagtttgagattctacttgaaaatgatcatgattgcggtctgtgtgtcgtctgctcttctttttgtccttccgttaaagactggtaagttgatactgattaattatgcgatcgaaaccctatataatggctacaaaaatgccgctaatataatattccttctttcttgtatctgtctgcctctcaggtcgttttactaattacaataagtaatttcgacttctttgcgctctcttttaacgcattcgagaccgaaagaaattcatatcagtcatatatatatatatatatatatatatatatatatatatatatatatatatatatatatatatatatatatatatatatatatatatatatatatatatatatataaaagaaagatatatatacaagatatatatacaagaaagaagatacaagaaagaaggaatattatattagcggcatttttgtagccattatatatgGTTTCGAtggcataattaatcagtatcaacttaccagtttTTAACGGAAGGACAGAAAGAAGAGCACACGgcacacagaccgcaatcatgatcattttcaagtagaatctcaaactgccgtacatcttcgaaaacttcgttagtcgtaagggatcaaaggatgatgtccgtgctgcggaaaatagatgagaagcggctatttcaacaaccaccgtgtaggtactgcactagccagaagtatctgcgacagaaatcagaatacactcgttttcgcatggttggatcaatttcgcgtgggactaacctgattgaacctaacgcgggataattgctcaactcacgactttaaccagcccgcttgattctctgtaaatgcttgaaattgacgcttggattctttccagattaactagctttgcccctccctccctttatctattttcttagatcgacttagactgccacaatatattatctttcttcttttctttccttttctttccttttgatcttttaaagccctaaatcgctggctattttgtatactatatattttgtacactcaattactctgtaagtcataagtacatatgttttacaacgttatttgtcatatttcagttaaaccccagaaaagccagaaatatattttcagcatgttttaacgcgcccctggcaaagatctcaaaaacgagttgcggcacaatttaaagcgacaaatagcatcgcgtgtctcgttgtggtaacacacggttcgccagctttttaaaagcgctctccgtctgctttttcctctcttccctgtctcttcgtttttccttaacaagcgaaaccattttcgcgaggacgagagtacggaaatgacgtactggcaattttgttttgtgataatacaagcagctcggtttcagtgaattaaacttgaccccaagcttctacttatctatcttcctttcctttattttcccttctatatcggttttgcggttttccacatttccatcacaataaaccatgttttttctcgattttacatgttagccaatgattcacggcaaaagcgtcgactgtaaaaatatttgtagttgcaatagcaacaagtatgttttctcaaatagaaaatattgggagcgtacacgctggcaaaacaattcatgaatagctcgtcctctgcttgttatttatttcgatactgttagcaaacaaattcatgaaacatactggtagagcgtaaaatgaacataaaagttttgcgtacacttgagagctgaactttggttgttatacgtatattatacatatacgcatacagttatgtatatgtatatgtatatatagaaaattccttagaactttgagcttaataacatattaaaatcattaacattaaggaggtgaactttacttaccaattaccaaagtttcttccgccaaataatacataaaaattgaataagataatataactagttttaacttttttttgtgttataatttgaatcactcgatttatccgactgaggatggtcgatcgcaatctcaatttatacgtattctcatcgcatgaaatagatcacatgagggattttcaaaagtcgatggaatattaatcgcgattaattatttgtagGTGTATTCTGTGCGGCTAAAGCAGTCACCTAATGAATTATTGAGTACCAGGAATGTTAGCGGTAAACAGGATTGCGGCTATGAATGATTCTCTAATGTCTATATTAGagatgaatttgataatttatcctcataatatgcaatccgcttttaagtggaaatcataattaacaatttctgtttgattaaatatgaagagcagataaatcgatacgcttaaatcaatattagaatttcttaacatttttatcagaTATTTTAGCACTGTAAAAGCGTCGTAGTAgagaaatattaggttgttttaaaagtttctttcgttttataagataGTAATAGatgtacaacatttttcgttttatattattttattgaattacgtgtgatccacctttttccaatttaatgtaaaataatatagaataacataaaacaaaatatgttgtgcatctgtcgtttctttataaaacgaaagaaacttgggacaacctaataggaatttacttttattatccattataaaaatggattgttaatcctctaggagatacgaacaatataattgcaattaataaggaataagctagcataacttaaaccagcttttgcagaaagctattagctgaagatgtttattaaacaatgacaacatgaattttcttaagtacCCCATTTGGTACTTAATCTACTTCGTAAGTACTGTGTGTCCTAGCCTTCAAAGGATGCAATTTTAACCAGAATGTTTCACATTACTTACCCgtattatttccttgtaatataatttatatttacattatctacgttacgttacattctacgcgttaatgtaatgtgatttttatttctaatcgaagttattcaaaatttgtagtatctcaataaaaaattaacagcctgcaaaaacttcacagaagcattagtatcttcgaaactatttaattcaaatggctaatattctttaacaatatgcactcgacgacgtttatcgagagaagtatgtggcgtaatagttaaactttcaattcatatacatatatcgtttatgaaaaagtagtcattctgcttttgtgatctgtgacacactataaattctcataagctaactaacgcgtaatcttctgtaacgtattaatataatataggtatgtatatctcgactttgagcaaccaattggtgctaaataagctttagtacatacttcttacacgtaacaaaagaccagttaacatctctgctcttaaaagaaaaacgaaagaagctctgaaaagctgcagagttcaggtcgaataacaccagctcagataaatgaccctctaacttacctttgtcctcatcgacgtcagcgattttaaagctagttataaagtgcacttctcagccagcgtccacggcagtcaatattatttaacgggtcttaacgcgatgtaaaaagggaaaaaggaggaaagagggaacagggaagcaaagagaagaaacgaatttttcattttctcgaaactggatcaagtttcaggctgctcgccaaagagtctgtagctaacgagacaagattagacaaaccacgctttaaaattgccacagaactataataatcctcgaaatcaatacgattcgtcgatccatcgcctgattaaaaaatgagataggatgaagctcactagtcggcctttgaactttcaatagcgcttac comes from Bombus huntii isolate Logan2020A unplaced genomic scaffold, iyBomHunt1.1 ctg00000058.1, whole genome shotgun sequence and encodes:
- the LOC126875795 gene encoding venom serine protease Bi-VSP-like isoform X2, encoding MWRDPNVVGVAFQKKRKKSKGVQNFSRSRTVNTCECTTPDNQEGRCLDYRKCKPLQEIWQIQYRTATDFYRRSVCRYQVNVTIVCCPNDPNKEKREILIKTVYKYKALRPPYCGFSNVSHTRVVDGKPAELGRVSFCLK
- the LOC126875795 gene encoding venom serine protease Bi-VSP-like isoform X1 → MWRDPNVVGVAFQKKRKKSKGVQNFSRSRTVNTCECTTPDNQEGRCLDYRKCKPLQEIWQIQYRTATDFYRRSVCRYQVNVTIVCCPNDPNKEKREILIKTVYKYKALRPPYCGFSNVSHTRVVDGKPAELGTFYVFLSD
- the LOC126875796 gene encoding omega-amidase NIT2-A-like yields the protein MPEIEGDKLYDTCTIWGPDGTLTAKHRKVHLFDIDIPNKITFRESDSLSPGNSLTTFDVKGCKIGIGICYDIRFEKMARIYRNKGCQMLIYPAAFNMTTGPLHWSLLQRFRANDNQLYVACISPARVP